From the genome of Pseudomonadota bacterium, one region includes:
- a CDS encoding ParA family protein, with the protein MNSVDETKIGSKSKTRVLVVANQKGGVGKTTTTVNLATALVAIEKRVLIIDFDPQGNATTGLGFDRSQIKTSSYDVLIEGAGFKSAVLATDIPRLSIVPASVHLAGAEVELVNAERREYRLADALETLGVGAFDYILIDSPPSLNLLTINALTAADAVLVPLQVEFYALEGLSHLLSTIERVRRVFNPRLDIQGVVLTMFDKRNNLSEMVAEDVRNHLGDKVYSTIIPRNVRISEAPSFGKPVLLYDHSCAGARAYIHLAGELLKRERAAAA; encoded by the coding sequence GTGAATAGTGTCGACGAGACAAAAATTGGGTCAAAATCCAAAACGAGAGTTTTAGTTGTTGCCAATCAGAAAGGTGGCGTTGGAAAAACTACTACAACCGTAAACTTGGCAACTGCACTTGTTGCCATTGAAAAACGGGTGCTCATTATCGATTTTGATCCACAGGGGAACGCTACAACCGGGCTTGGGTTTGATCGATCTCAGATAAAGACTTCTTCTTACGATGTTTTAATTGAGGGTGCAGGGTTTAAATCTGCGGTCCTTGCAACGGATATTCCCCGATTATCAATAGTGCCGGCCTCGGTGCATCTCGCGGGAGCCGAGGTAGAGTTGGTAAATGCTGAGCGCAGAGAATATAGATTAGCAGATGCCCTAGAAACATTGGGGGTGGGGGCTTTTGATTACATTTTGATAGACTCACCCCCTTCCTTAAACCTTCTTACAATTAATGCCTTAACGGCTGCCGATGCGGTTTTGGTGCCATTGCAGGTCGAGTTTTACGCGCTTGAAGGTCTTAGCCATTTGCTTAGTACGATTGAACGTGTTCGTCGTGTTTTCAATCCCCGGTTGGACATTCAGGGGGTGGTTCTTACGATGTTTGATAAACGCAATAATCTCTCGGAGATGGTCGCTGAAGATGTTCGCAATCATCTCGGCGATAAAGTGTATAGTACCATTATACCAAGGAATGTTCGCATTTCTGAGGCGCCGTCGTTCGGTAAGCCTGTTCTTCTTTATGATCACAGTTGTGCTGGGGCCCGAGCATACATACATCTCGCCGGAGAGTTGCTTAAACGCGAGCGGGCGGCTGCAGCATGA
- a CDS encoding ParB/RepB/Spo0J family partition protein, with protein sequence MISTEEKRVRRGLGRGLSALFGEEEHATATKIKSGSSELAIHVLKPGKFQPRRHFDDSAHAALVASVKDKGVLEPILVRALDDSSDNYEIIAGERRWRAAQAAGLHKVPVVVKQMDDREALEVALIENLHRSDLSPLEEAEAYSRLLEEFGHTQEQLAKAVGKSRSHVANMIRLLALPDSVKNMVLDGRLSAGHARALITFSEPELLASEIVAKGLSVRQLEKLIQRSTNGAAKRSIGKNQKIIGSKDPNTVELEGSLSDRLGLKVMIETKGEGGTLSVQFQSLEQLDDLLQILTRS encoded by the coding sequence ATGATTTCGACCGAAGAAAAGAGGGTTCGTCGCGGTCTCGGGCGCGGTTTGTCTGCACTCTTTGGCGAGGAGGAGCATGCTACAGCGACCAAGATCAAGTCTGGGTCTTCAGAACTGGCCATCCACGTTTTGAAGCCGGGTAAATTTCAGCCTCGCCGGCATTTTGACGATTCTGCTCACGCAGCACTTGTTGCTTCTGTAAAAGACAAGGGTGTTTTGGAGCCCATTCTCGTACGGGCACTAGATGATTCATCCGATAACTACGAGATCATTGCTGGCGAGCGCAGGTGGCGAGCTGCTCAAGCGGCTGGGTTACATAAAGTGCCCGTGGTGGTTAAGCAGATGGATGATCGAGAAGCTCTGGAAGTAGCGCTTATCGAAAATCTGCATCGCTCAGACCTCTCTCCGTTGGAAGAGGCTGAGGCATATAGCCGACTGCTAGAAGAATTTGGCCATACTCAAGAACAATTAGCAAAGGCAGTGGGTAAAAGTAGAAGCCACGTTGCAAATATGATCCGGTTGCTCGCGCTTCCTGACTCGGTAAAAAATATGGTTCTTGATGGCAGGTTGAGCGCTGGACACGCTCGTGCTCTAATTACATTCTCAGAGCCAGAGCTGCTAGCTTCTGAGATTGTGGCGAAGGGTTTGAGTGTCCGACAATTGGAAAAGTTAATTCAACGTTCTACGAATGGAGCAGCAAAAAGGTCTATCGGTAAAAATCAAAAGATAATCGGCTCTAAAGATCCAAATACAGTTGAGCTCGAGGGGAGTTTAAGTGATCGCCTTGGTCTGAAGGTTATGATTGAGACAAAAGGAGAGGGTGGTACGTTATCTGTGCAGTTCCAAAGTTTGGAACAGTTGGATGATTTGCTTCAAATTTTGACTCGAAGTTGA
- the holA gene encoding DNA polymerase III subunit delta, with translation MKVDNRHASTFIKNGAENFHAVLIYGPDAGLVLERTMDLAKQNTSDLNDPFNVSRLSQKDILDDVTVLTDTLNTLSITGDRRLVIIADASERLSNTIEAALNDANRDTLLILRAGDLKPRNKLRLFFEKSDSVAALACYADDFRGLGHLIRTIFNERNISCDPTVLNFIENSLGNDRAISRSELEKLSLFVGNGGEVSLKDAEMMIGDNSALTLFDLALHTADGDALAMDRAINRCLNEDIRPIAILRAVAGHLVRLQLALEKIQEGDSPDQAMQKLRPPVFFKAKGQFRLQLLSWTKSRALKALGLLLKAEQECKRTNIPDTAICGRTLHQVAALARTAR, from the coding sequence TTGAAAGTTGATAACAGACATGCAAGCACCTTTATAAAAAACGGTGCCGAAAATTTCCATGCGGTATTGATTTACGGCCCTGACGCAGGACTTGTTCTAGAGCGAACAATGGATCTAGCTAAGCAAAACACCTCGGACCTCAACGATCCTTTCAATGTTTCGAGATTGTCTCAGAAAGATATTCTTGATGATGTAACGGTGCTTACTGACACCCTTAACACGCTATCGATCACCGGAGATCGGCGTTTAGTAATTATTGCCGATGCAAGTGAAAGATTATCGAACACTATTGAAGCTGCGCTTAACGATGCAAATCGCGACACCTTGCTAATTTTGAGGGCCGGCGACCTCAAACCTCGCAACAAGCTTAGACTTTTTTTCGAGAAATCGGATTCTGTGGCGGCGTTGGCCTGTTATGCGGATGACTTTCGTGGATTAGGGCACCTTATACGCACCATTTTCAATGAGAGGAACATTTCCTGTGATCCTACCGTACTTAATTTCATTGAGAATAGTTTAGGGAATGATCGTGCTATTTCGCGCTCTGAGCTCGAAAAACTTTCGCTTTTTGTCGGTAATGGAGGAGAAGTATCACTTAAAGATGCAGAAATGATGATCGGAGACAATTCCGCACTTACCCTGTTTGATTTAGCTCTCCACACAGCTGATGGAGATGCTTTGGCCATGGACAGAGCGATCAATAGATGCCTTAACGAAGACATCAGGCCTATAGCAATATTACGGGCTGTAGCGGGACACTTGGTAAGGTTACAGCTAGCTTTAGAGAAAATACAAGAGGGCGATTCTCCAGACCAAGCTATGCAAAAATTGCGCCCGCCGGTGTTTTTCAAAGCTAAGGGACAGTTTCGGTTACAATTGCTTTCTTGGACAAAATCCCGAGCGCTAAAAGCTCTGGGACTACTACTGAAAGCCGAGCAAGAATGTAAAAGAACAAACATCCCAGACACCGCTATTTGCGGCCGGACCCTACATCAAGTCGCTGCCCTTGCTCGAACTGCACGCTAA
- the lptE gene encoding LPS assembly lipoprotein LptE — protein sequence MLLFKNILLVAALFLTSSCGFEPLYQKKAGSDAVNDDLAQVEILNLRDKVDYKDRLGQTLKNLLLDRFNPYGQPQSPFYKLDVKLQSTKTELGFNIVDEATRAKLTLNAEYVLSESKTNAVLFRGSSRSINSYNIISSDFATLSAEKNAFDRGTREIADDITLRISTFFHNLRRS from the coding sequence ATGTTGTTATTTAAAAATATTCTGTTGGTCGCCGCCCTTTTCTTAACAAGCAGTTGTGGTTTTGAGCCTCTTTATCAAAAAAAGGCCGGCAGTGATGCAGTAAACGACGACCTCGCGCAAGTTGAAATACTTAATTTGCGCGACAAAGTTGACTACAAAGACAGACTGGGCCAAACGCTTAAAAATCTGCTTCTTGACCGGTTTAATCCCTATGGCCAACCGCAGTCACCCTTCTATAAACTGGATGTTAAACTTCAGTCCACCAAAACTGAGCTTGGGTTCAACATTGTTGACGAGGCCACTAGAGCAAAACTTACGCTCAACGCAGAATATGTACTGAGTGAGAGCAAAACAAACGCTGTTCTATTTCGCGGAAGCTCAAGGTCAATTAATAGCTATAACATAATCAGTTCTGATTTTGCTACTTTGAGTGCAGAGAAAAACGCCTTTGATAGAGGGACAAGAGAAATAGCTGATGACATTACCCTCAGGATAAGTACATTTTTTCATAACTTGCGTCGCAGCTAA
- the leuS gene encoding leucine--tRNA ligase — protein MSRYNFKITEEKWQRIWAENKCFDVTEDHTREKYYVMEMFPYPSGRIHMGHVRNYTLGDVVARYKRSRGFNVLHPMGWDAFGLPAENAAFENKVHPADWTRENIAAMRQQLKKMGLSIDWSREVATCDPEYYKQGQRLFLALMEAGLAYRKESWVNWDPEENSVLANEQVIDGKGWRTGVPVEKKLLNQWFFRTTAFADSLLEGLAHLDRWPDKVRLMQENWIGRSEGARVSFGLSNGVSLKVFTTRPDTLFGASFCAIAATHPLAQDLSTTDSRIAAFIEDCNRVGTSEASVENAEKIGIETGLTAQHPFLKTKTLPVFIANFVLMDYGTGAIFGCPAHDQRDLDFALKYGLEVKPVILPVDESESDFLITDTAYTGTGTLINSDFLNGLDTKQAFKRVLKELMVQGHGEPETSYRLRDWGVSRQRYWGCPIPVIHCSSCGVVPVPDKDLPVILPRDVVFDGPGNPLEKHPTWKHVTCPKCNQPARRETDTCDTFFDSSWYYARYCSPHHTAQPFNREASDYWMPVDQYIGGIEHAVLHLLYSRFFIRALNEIDLISCEEPFAGLFTQGMVCHETYKTVNGRWLFPSEVVQDDNLWKHAKTGEIINKGRSEKMSKSKRNVVDPSEIIDAYGADTARLYMLSDSPPDRDLEWTEAGIQGSWRFLNKIWRMIEQFSDKVDHSARSVPKNFDTLASLHKEMHKTIANVTGDLDKFHFNRAVARIREFTNSVSNFHIRTEDADWMRTQCYNTIVQLIYPIVPHIAEELWQKMGNDKCLYQTTWPQWDSTLLEDETVIIAIQVNGRLRGKIEIPRNSDRELTEARALADENVQRALSGRKPIKVVVIPNKVVNVVI, from the coding sequence ATGAGCCGCTATAACTTCAAAATCACGGAAGAGAAGTGGCAGCGCATTTGGGCCGAAAACAAATGCTTCGATGTGACCGAAGATCATACCCGTGAAAAATATTATGTGATGGAAATGTTTCCTTATCCATCTGGCCGCATACACATGGGTCATGTTCGCAATTATACTCTCGGTGACGTGGTAGCGCGTTACAAAAGATCCCGTGGTTTTAATGTATTGCATCCTATGGGCTGGGATGCATTTGGTTTGCCTGCAGAAAACGCAGCGTTCGAAAATAAAGTCCACCCAGCAGATTGGACGCGTGAAAATATCGCTGCTATGCGACAGCAGCTAAAAAAAATGGGTCTTTCTATCGATTGGTCCCGGGAAGTTGCCACTTGCGACCCTGAGTATTACAAGCAAGGGCAGAGGTTATTTCTGGCTTTAATGGAAGCTGGCCTCGCTTATAGAAAGGAGAGCTGGGTTAATTGGGACCCGGAGGAAAACTCTGTTTTAGCTAACGAACAGGTGATCGACGGTAAAGGTTGGCGAACTGGGGTTCCTGTCGAGAAAAAATTGCTCAATCAGTGGTTTTTTAGGACTACAGCATTTGCAGATTCTCTTTTGGAGGGGCTTGCTCATCTTGATCGATGGCCCGACAAAGTGCGTCTTATGCAAGAAAACTGGATTGGTCGATCAGAGGGTGCCCGGGTCAGTTTCGGTTTAAGTAATGGCGTTTCGCTTAAAGTATTTACGACGAGGCCGGATACTTTATTCGGTGCCTCGTTTTGCGCGATAGCTGCAACCCATCCGTTAGCGCAAGACCTCTCCACAACAGACAGCCGGATTGCAGCATTCATTGAGGATTGTAATCGAGTTGGAACTAGCGAAGCATCTGTCGAGAATGCAGAAAAGATAGGTATTGAAACTGGCCTTACCGCCCAACATCCATTTTTGAAAACTAAAACTCTTCCAGTATTCATCGCTAACTTTGTTCTAATGGATTACGGTACCGGGGCAATTTTCGGTTGCCCAGCACACGACCAACGCGATTTGGATTTCGCTCTGAAGTATGGCCTCGAGGTCAAGCCTGTGATACTGCCTGTTGACGAGTCCGAAAGTGATTTTCTGATCACCGATACGGCATATACAGGAACTGGAACTCTTATTAACTCGGACTTCCTTAACGGACTGGATACAAAACAAGCATTCAAACGTGTGTTGAAAGAACTAATGGTCCAAGGTCATGGAGAACCTGAGACCAGCTACCGATTGCGTGATTGGGGAGTGTCTAGGCAGAGGTATTGGGGCTGTCCCATTCCAGTAATTCATTGCTCCTCATGCGGCGTTGTACCTGTACCAGACAAAGATTTACCAGTGATTTTGCCCAGAGATGTTGTCTTCGATGGCCCAGGGAACCCCCTGGAAAAACACCCAACTTGGAAACATGTGACATGTCCTAAATGCAACCAACCAGCGCGACGGGAAACAGATACCTGCGATACATTTTTCGACTCCTCATGGTATTACGCACGCTATTGTTCTCCCCATCACACCGCCCAGCCCTTTAACAGAGAGGCATCTGATTACTGGATGCCCGTTGACCAATATATAGGGGGTATCGAACATGCCGTCCTGCATCTGCTATATTCACGGTTTTTCATCCGCGCCCTTAATGAAATAGATTTAATAAGCTGCGAGGAACCGTTTGCCGGCCTCTTCACACAGGGGATGGTATGCCACGAAACGTACAAAACCGTTAACGGGAGGTGGCTTTTTCCTTCCGAAGTTGTTCAAGACGACAACTTATGGAAGCATGCAAAAACTGGTGAAATTATAAATAAAGGTCGCTCCGAAAAGATGAGCAAATCAAAACGAAATGTGGTCGACCCTTCGGAAATCATCGATGCTTACGGTGCGGATACCGCGCGACTTTATATGTTGTCCGATAGTCCCCCTGATAGGGATTTAGAGTGGACCGAAGCTGGCATTCAAGGTTCGTGGCGATTTTTAAATAAAATCTGGCGCATGATCGAACAATTTTCAGACAAAGTCGATCACTCAGCTAGATCCGTACCCAAAAATTTTGATACCCTAGCCTCTCTTCACAAAGAAATGCACAAGACCATTGCAAACGTAACGGGCGATCTCGATAAATTTCATTTTAATCGCGCGGTAGCACGAATACGAGAATTTACTAATTCCGTATCTAATTTTCATATAAGAACCGAAGATGCTGATTGGATGAGGACACAGTGTTATAATACGATTGTACAGTTAATATATCCCATCGTTCCTCATATTGCTGAAGAGCTGTGGCAGAAGATGGGTAATGACAAGTGTTTGTATCAAACAACATGGCCTCAGTGGGACTCAACACTTTTAGAAGACGAGACCGTAATAATCGCAATTCAAGTAAATGGGCGTCTGAGAGGTAAGATAGAAATTCCACGAAATAGTGATAGGGAGCTTACCGAAGCGCGCGCTTTAGCAGATGAAAACGTCCAGCGGGCACTGTCAGGCAGAAAGCCGATTAAAGTAGTTGTAATACCTAATAAGGTGGTAAATGTTGTTATTTAA
- a CDS encoding DUF3576 domain-containing protein, giving the protein MTKYNILILFFIVLVLGSCSSDNGGTSTKESEPLQAAGGDSSKNGGLIEAVFGSNEGTRSETSSISVNGYLWRASLDTISFLPLNTADPFGGVIITDWYTPPESPNERFKVNIYILDKALRADGLRVTVFRQRQTPGGSWIEAKVNQKTGTDLENAILKRARQMRIKLGQ; this is encoded by the coding sequence ATGACAAAGTATAACATACTAATTTTGTTTTTCATTGTTCTGGTTTTGGGCTCCTGCTCTAGCGATAATGGTGGCACTAGCACCAAGGAATCTGAACCACTACAAGCAGCCGGCGGTGATAGCAGCAAAAACGGCGGGTTGATTGAGGCGGTATTTGGGTCCAACGAGGGGACTAGATCCGAAACCTCGTCAATTTCAGTTAATGGTTATTTATGGCGAGCATCGCTTGATACAATTTCTTTCCTACCACTCAATACTGCCGATCCGTTCGGTGGTGTTATTATCACTGATTGGTATACCCCCCCTGAGTCTCCTAATGAGCGCTTTAAAGTGAATATTTATATCCTTGACAAGGCACTGCGTGCCGATGGTTTACGGGTCACTGTTTTTCGCCAGAGACAGACACCGGGAGGAAGTTGGATCGAAGCAAAAGTTAACCAAAAAACTGGTACAGATCTTGAGAATGCGATTTTAAAACGAGCTCGGCAAATGCGAATAAAGCTAGGTCAATAA
- a CDS encoding YggS family pyridoxal phosphate-dependent enzyme, producing the protein MSRSEDVCVNVQNVKQNIEKAANIAERELSSIELIAVGKTFGADRIEPLLHAGHRCFGENRVQEAQSKWPAIRKKFRGVELHLIGGLQTNKVKAAVQLFDVIETLDRPRLARVLAKEIALSGKKLTFFIQVNTGNEPQKSGISPNEADAFIRLCRDELKLSVSGLMCIPPTHEEPSLHFALLQKIAKRNRLENLSMGMSSDYETAIEFGATHVRIGSAIFGERN; encoded by the coding sequence ATGAGCCGATCTGAAGACGTTTGTGTTAATGTTCAAAATGTAAAGCAGAATATAGAAAAAGCGGCAAATATAGCGGAGCGTGAGCTTAGTTCCATAGAATTAATAGCCGTCGGGAAGACCTTCGGCGCGGATAGGATAGAGCCCCTTTTGCATGCTGGACATAGGTGCTTCGGTGAGAACCGGGTACAAGAGGCGCAATCAAAATGGCCGGCTATAAGGAAGAAATTTCGTGGGGTGGAGTTGCATTTGATCGGGGGGCTTCAAACTAATAAGGTTAAAGCTGCGGTTCAGCTCTTTGACGTTATTGAAACGTTAGACCGACCGCGGCTTGCAAGGGTATTAGCGAAAGAGATCGCTTTGTCTGGTAAGAAGCTCACTTTTTTCATCCAAGTGAACACCGGAAACGAGCCACAGAAGTCGGGAATCTCTCCGAACGAAGCTGATGCGTTTATTCGTTTGTGTCGCGATGAACTGAAATTGTCGGTGTCGGGCTTAATGTGTATACCCCCCACACATGAGGAACCTTCCCTACATTTTGCGTTGCTTCAGAAAATAGCTAAGCGAAACCGCCTTGAAAACCTAAGTATGGGCATGAGTTCCGACTATGAAACTGCAATAGAGTTCGGAGCTACGCACGTTCGCATTGGTTCAGCAATTTTCGGTGAGCGCAACTGA
- a CDS encoding L,D-transpeptidase family protein produces MNVFVKPTGHLIADGKQFRCALGRGGVTTNKKEGDGATPTGKFPFRSLLFRSDRYAPPKTRLSKSIILPEDGWCDEPSDPNYNKPVRVPYEASHEKLWRDDGLYDIVVVLGHNDQPVVPYLGSAIFLHCAKPDYRPTEGCISVLPNDLLNVLELIGPNDNLIIST; encoded by the coding sequence ATGAATGTCTTCGTAAAACCCACAGGTCATCTTATTGCAGATGGAAAACAATTTCGATGCGCTCTTGGCCGGGGAGGAGTTACCACAAACAAAAAAGAAGGTGACGGTGCAACACCGACAGGCAAATTCCCATTTCGCTCTCTACTTTTTCGCTCAGACCGCTACGCCCCCCCAAAAACAAGACTGTCCAAGTCAATTATACTACCGGAGGATGGCTGGTGCGATGAACCCTCTGATCCCAATTATAATAAACCAGTAAGAGTGCCTTACGAAGCGAGTCATGAAAAGCTGTGGCGAGATGACGGCCTTTACGACATTGTGGTTGTGTTGGGTCACAATGATCAGCCGGTAGTGCCCTACCTTGGCAGCGCAATTTTTTTACATTGTGCCAAACCGGATTACAGGCCCACCGAAGGCTGTATTTCAGTGTTACCAAATGATTTATTAAATGTTTTGGAATTAATTGGACCTAATGATAACTTGATCATATCCACTTAA